A genomic window from Bdellovibrio sp. SKB1291214 includes:
- a CDS encoding TolC family protein, translated as MSICSRLAIVFLFAPAIAWSKSDKECGSIVNYKQILACAESRSPDVVKAELSVSERSAQKDVAAQFQNPELSVVALTGEVDSEKKNETDVSLSFPIELGGKRSARKEIAGAEASKSEVELFRAKAEIRKAVFLKLLRLRQIEGELNLIDESLQTFTKLVKQYESRPTLSPEQEVTLTVFKIAKGEYSFKRMEFDEELSSIEAFFKITTGLELENVKKALPPRIEKWPTVKADNQDIRNSPLVSLYDADIQVARGELSKAQSESWPTMSLGPSAKFSRESGREYQQWGLNLSMPLPLLNVNGAGRTVASISVKSAEQKRELAVLKLESERNSLKKSYRKSVVALEETPNGHTLESKHKKVEGLFLRGLVPSSLVIEAHRSLVDFEKTRNEREMRAVESYLDIQVIDGDITGIEI; from the coding sequence ATGTCTATTTGTTCGAGACTGGCCATCGTATTTTTGTTTGCTCCTGCAATCGCGTGGAGTAAATCTGATAAAGAATGTGGCTCTATTGTAAATTATAAACAGATTCTAGCATGTGCCGAAAGTAGATCTCCTGACGTTGTAAAAGCTGAACTATCAGTAAGCGAAAGATCTGCTCAGAAGGACGTAGCTGCGCAATTTCAAAACCCTGAACTTTCAGTGGTAGCATTGACCGGAGAAGTCGATTCTGAAAAGAAAAATGAAACAGATGTTTCGCTCTCTTTTCCAATTGAATTAGGCGGGAAAAGATCTGCCCGTAAAGAGATTGCCGGAGCAGAAGCTTCAAAGTCAGAAGTCGAACTCTTTCGAGCCAAAGCCGAAATTAGGAAAGCAGTTTTTCTTAAACTATTGCGATTGCGACAAATTGAAGGGGAGCTAAACCTCATTGATGAATCTCTCCAGACCTTTACAAAATTGGTAAAGCAGTATGAATCTCGCCCAACACTTTCGCCGGAACAGGAAGTTACTTTAACGGTCTTCAAGATCGCAAAAGGTGAATACAGTTTTAAGCGTATGGAGTTTGATGAGGAGCTTTCCTCTATTGAGGCCTTTTTCAAGATTACGACTGGACTTGAATTAGAAAATGTTAAAAAGGCCCTTCCGCCGCGGATTGAGAAGTGGCCGACTGTCAAAGCAGATAACCAAGACATAAGGAATTCACCACTGGTGTCTTTATACGACGCTGATATTCAAGTGGCGAGGGGTGAATTGAGTAAAGCCCAAAGCGAGTCTTGGCCAACCATGAGTCTTGGACCTTCGGCAAAATTTTCACGTGAGAGTGGCCGAGAGTATCAACAATGGGGGCTTAATCTTAGTATGCCATTGCCATTGCTAAATGTGAATGGAGCAGGGAGAACAGTGGCAAGCATCTCTGTAAAGTCAGCCGAGCAAAAGAGAGAGCTGGCTGTCCTAAAGCTCGAGTCTGAGCGTAATTCTTTAAAAAAATCATATCGCAAGTCGGTGGTTGCTTTGGAAGAAACACCTAACGGGCATACGCTTGAAAGTAAGCACAAGAAAGTGGAAGGGTTGTTTTTGAGAGGACTGGTTCCAAGCTCTCTAGTGATTGAGGCTCATCGTTCATTGGTAGATTTCGAAAAAACTCGAAATGAGAGAGAAATGAGAGCTGTAGAGTCTTATTTGGATATTCAAGTCATTGATGGGGATATCACGGGGATAGAAATATGA
- a CDS encoding heavy metal-binding domain-containing protein — translation MSKKQLLIIIGILAVVGFWIGKKYLASKAKVTKSTISMAEGSSYFTCPMHPFIHIDKPGKCPICHMDLVKVEAKAAEIQTAKNALTQSRGNVVSPPNLLSLVGVTKHKVEKMDLTIKLPVGGRFNSSRSVSFQVYEQDLGFLKSGLKFKGISPSRPDEILNGIITYIDSIIDPSSRTVRVVGQLSDGRSVPAEATFEGSIEIALKNRIAIPESAVLHTGTQDLVYVFSSDNVLTARAVKLGAHSQDYYEITDGLLEGEEISSGPNFLIDSEARIRGTSQ, via the coding sequence ATGAGTAAGAAACAACTTCTTATAATAATTGGAATTCTCGCTGTAGTCGGCTTTTGGATAGGCAAAAAGTATCTCGCTTCAAAAGCGAAAGTTACGAAGTCCACAATCAGTATGGCTGAAGGAAGCTCCTACTTTACCTGCCCCATGCATCCGTTTATCCATATAGATAAGCCTGGCAAATGTCCCATTTGTCATATGGATCTTGTAAAGGTGGAGGCAAAGGCTGCGGAAATCCAAACTGCAAAAAATGCGCTAACTCAAAGTCGCGGCAATGTGGTATCGCCTCCAAACCTTTTATCCTTAGTTGGCGTTACAAAACACAAAGTTGAAAAAATGGATCTCACAATCAAACTTCCCGTTGGAGGACGATTTAACTCTTCTCGCAGTGTATCCTTCCAGGTCTACGAACAAGATCTTGGTTTTTTAAAATCCGGTTTGAAATTTAAAGGCATATCTCCTTCGCGACCTGATGAAATCCTAAATGGAATCATCACATATATTGATAGCATCATTGATCCCAGCAGCCGCACCGTACGAGTTGTTGGACAACTTAGCGACGGTAGATCAGTACCTGCCGAAGCAACCTTTGAGGGCAGCATTGAAATTGCCCTCAAGAATAGAATTGCAATACCAGAAAGCGCCGTCTTACACACTGGGACGCAAGATTTAGTCTATGTTTTCTCGTCGGATAATGTATTAACCGCAAGAGCTGTAAAATTGGGAGCGCACTCTCAAGATTATTATGAAATCACTGACGGACTTCTTGAAGGCGAAGAGATTTCGAGTGGTCCAAACTTCCTTATCGATTCTGAAGCAAGAATCAGAGGAACTTCACAATGA
- a CDS encoding efflux RND transporter permease subunit, translating to MIKRIIEFSAHSRFLVLTVVAIFMAIGYYSLKRIPVDAIPDLSDTQVIIYSRWDRSPDVVENQVTYPIVSSLLGAPKIKSVRGFSDYGYSYVYVIFEDGTDLYWARSRVLENLNRISSQLPQGVKTEIGPDATSVGWVYQYVLQDQSGKLNPAELRSLQDWNLRFQLQSVPGVAEVASVGGFVKQYQVKVDPRKLDLYQVTFSQVMDAIKNANQESGARTIEYSGTEAMIRSRGLVENTEDLEKAVVTYNLKSRAPILVKQVATVSVGPEIRRGITDFNGLGDAVGGIIVMRQGEDAPAVIQRVKDKLTDIQKTLPEGVKVISVYDRSDLIDRAIKTLRGTLVEELIVVSIIILIFLWHIPSALVPIVTIPISVLLAFIPLYLMGQSSNIMSLAGIAISIGVLVDGAIVEVENAYRKIQHWDEGGRKEDFFHVRLEALKEVGPSVFFSLLVIAVAFIPIFTLVDQEGRLFRPLALSKNLAMAIAAILAITLDPAMRMMFARADKFKGPYPWLNKIGDATLVGTYYSEHKHPISRRLFAWYEPAIHWVLDHKKTTLSLAFVGVLSIIPGFMMLGSEFMPTLHEGSLLYMPTALPGLSVSEAQKILTTQDQILKSFPEVDTVFGKAGRAETSTDTAPISMVETTIVLKPKSEWRRFDRWYSFLPNFLKPPFERIWPETISEEILVEEMNEQLAFIGMPNIWTMPIKNRIDMLSTGIRSPIGVKIFGKDLREIQKIGQNIERILKPLDGTRTVVAERIASGYFLDVDFNRNSLQQYGLSLKDAQDQAMAAIGGENVSQTLSSRERYPIQVRFAPAFRQDIESIKRVLISSPTGAQIPLSQIAKVHYVEGASMIRDENAQLVGYVYVDIDPDKVDIGSYVNTAKKALSEQLKIPEGYLISWSGQFENMERVKERLKIVIPLTLLLIIFLLHLNTKSWPKTGIILLAIPFSLVGAVWLLVALGYNMSIAAWVGMIALMGLDAETGVFMLMYLDLAYEDHVRKGQMNNHEDLKNAIIEGAVHRVRPKLMTVSALFVGLIPIMWSVGAGADVMKRIAAPMIGGLITSFLLELLIYPVIYYIWKSKEQFKIKFNFMGEQK from the coding sequence ATGATTAAAAGAATTATTGAGTTCTCGGCGCACAGTCGTTTTCTTGTCCTTACGGTGGTCGCCATTTTTATGGCAATTGGATACTATTCTCTCAAACGCATTCCTGTCGACGCTATTCCTGATCTTTCAGATACCCAAGTCATTATCTATTCACGCTGGGACCGTTCTCCTGATGTGGTAGAAAATCAAGTCACCTATCCTATTGTATCGTCTCTCTTAGGAGCGCCAAAGATAAAATCCGTTCGTGGTTTTTCAGATTACGGATACTCTTACGTTTACGTTATTTTCGAGGATGGAACTGATCTTTATTGGGCGCGAAGTCGCGTTCTTGAAAATCTCAATCGCATTTCCTCTCAACTGCCTCAAGGAGTTAAAACAGAAATCGGGCCCGATGCCACGAGTGTGGGCTGGGTTTACCAATATGTTCTACAAGATCAATCAGGAAAATTAAATCCGGCAGAGCTTCGCAGCCTTCAAGACTGGAATCTTCGCTTTCAGCTTCAATCAGTTCCCGGAGTGGCCGAAGTCGCCTCGGTCGGTGGCTTTGTTAAGCAATATCAAGTCAAAGTTGACCCCCGAAAACTTGATCTTTATCAGGTGACTTTTTCACAGGTCATGGATGCCATAAAAAATGCCAATCAAGAAAGCGGCGCTAGAACTATCGAGTATTCTGGAACGGAAGCGATGATTCGAAGCAGAGGTCTTGTTGAAAACACTGAGGACCTTGAAAAAGCTGTCGTCACCTACAACTTAAAAAGTAGAGCCCCTATTTTAGTAAAACAAGTTGCTACAGTTTCTGTTGGTCCTGAAATACGTCGAGGAATCACTGACTTTAATGGTCTTGGCGATGCAGTTGGCGGAATCATTGTTATGCGCCAAGGAGAAGATGCACCTGCCGTAATTCAAAGAGTTAAAGACAAGCTCACCGACATCCAAAAGACCCTTCCTGAAGGAGTCAAAGTCATCTCTGTCTATGATCGCTCAGACCTTATTGACCGAGCTATCAAGACTTTACGTGGAACTCTCGTCGAAGAGCTAATTGTCGTTAGCATTATCATTCTAATATTTCTATGGCACATTCCATCTGCCTTGGTTCCCATTGTTACCATTCCCATCTCTGTCCTTCTTGCATTCATTCCACTTTATCTCATGGGCCAAAGCTCAAATATTATGTCCCTTGCAGGTATCGCAATTTCTATTGGGGTGTTAGTCGACGGAGCCATCGTTGAGGTAGAGAACGCCTATCGGAAAATTCAACATTGGGACGAGGGCGGGCGAAAGGAGGACTTCTTTCATGTCCGTCTAGAGGCTTTAAAAGAAGTTGGGCCTTCGGTCTTTTTCTCTCTTTTAGTGATTGCTGTTGCTTTCATTCCTATATTCACTCTCGTGGACCAAGAAGGCCGTCTCTTTCGCCCTTTAGCTCTTTCAAAAAACTTAGCAATGGCAATTGCTGCGATTTTGGCCATCACTCTTGATCCTGCTATGCGAATGATGTTTGCGAGAGCAGACAAATTTAAAGGCCCTTATCCGTGGCTTAATAAGATTGGCGACGCCACTCTTGTCGGAACCTACTACTCCGAACATAAACATCCCATTAGCCGTCGTTTGTTTGCTTGGTACGAGCCTGCCATTCACTGGGTGCTTGATCACAAAAAAACAACCCTCTCCTTAGCATTTGTGGGCGTCTTATCCATAATTCCAGGCTTTATGATGCTAGGCTCTGAATTCATGCCGACTCTTCATGAGGGAAGTCTTCTGTATATGCCGACTGCACTTCCCGGGCTTTCTGTGAGTGAGGCACAAAAGATTTTAACAACCCAGGATCAGATACTCAAATCCTTCCCCGAGGTAGACACCGTCTTTGGAAAAGCAGGAAGAGCCGAGACCTCAACAGATACAGCTCCGATTAGCATGGTGGAAACAACCATAGTCTTAAAACCAAAATCAGAATGGAGAAGGTTCGACCGTTGGTATTCCTTTTTACCAAATTTTTTGAAACCACCATTTGAGAGAATTTGGCCTGAGACCATTAGTGAAGAAATACTTGTCGAAGAAATGAATGAGCAGCTCGCGTTCATTGGTATGCCCAATATTTGGACGATGCCAATTAAAAACAGAATCGACATGCTTTCCACTGGAATCCGCAGTCCCATCGGTGTGAAAATTTTTGGAAAAGACTTAAGAGAAATACAAAAGATCGGCCAGAACATTGAGCGTATCTTAAAGCCTCTAGATGGAACCCGCACAGTCGTCGCCGAGCGCATTGCCAGTGGTTATTTCCTCGATGTTGATTTTAACCGAAATTCGCTTCAACAATACGGTCTCTCTCTAAAGGATGCACAAGATCAGGCGATGGCAGCTATCGGCGGTGAAAACGTTTCTCAAACTCTTTCCTCTAGAGAGCGCTATCCAATTCAGGTTCGGTTCGCCCCAGCTTTCAGGCAGGATATTGAATCTATTAAAAGGGTTCTGATTTCATCTCCAACCGGAGCGCAAATACCACTTTCACAAATAGCAAAGGTTCATTACGTGGAAGGCGCTTCGATGATTCGGGATGAAAATGCCCAACTCGTAGGCTATGTTTATGTGGACATTGATCCCGATAAAGTAGACATCGGATCTTATGTAAATACGGCAAAAAAAGCTTTGTCAGAACAACTGAAAATTCCAGAAGGATATCTAATCTCATGGAGCGGTCAGTTTGAAAATATGGAACGCGTAAAAGAGCGTCTCAAAATCGTCATTCCACTGACACTTCTGCTCATAATTTTTCTCCTTCATCTAAATACAAAATCCTGGCCTAAAACGGGCATTATCCTTCTTGCTATCCCATTTTCCCTCGTTGGGGCTGTATGGCTACTGGTGGCTTTGGGATACAATATGTCGATTGCTGCATGGGTAGGAATGATCGCACTAATGGGGCTCGATGCAGAAACAGGCGTTTTCATGCTGATGTATTTAGATCTGGCCTATGAGGATCACGTTCGTAAAGGCCAGATGAATAATCATGAAGATCTGAAAAATGCCATCATCGAAGGGGCCGTTCACCGCGTAAGACCAAAGCTAATGACTGTCTCTGCCCTCTTTGTAGGACTAATTCCTATTATGTGGTCAGTGGGAGCTGGCGCTGATGTGATGAAACGAATAGCGGCCCCTATGATCGGAGGTCTTATCACTTCATTCCTTTTAGAGCTACTGATCTATCCAGTTATTTACTATATTTGGAAGTCCAAAGAACAATTCAAAATCAAATTTAATTTTATGGGAGAACAAAAATGA
- a CDS encoding cupredoxin domain-containing protein encodes MKSIMFLIAVVFAGPSLFAAKDVTPAQIIEISVTENGFEPSQIDVKAGVPVILKVTRKTDATCATELQIPSKKIKKDLPLNKTVTFDIGKLDKGNLPYACGMDMLKGNLHIK; translated from the coding sequence ATGAAAAGTATAATGTTTTTGATTGCCGTTGTATTTGCAGGCCCAAGCCTTTTTGCAGCAAAGGATGTTACGCCTGCACAAATCATAGAAATCTCAGTAACCGAAAATGGGTTCGAGCCAAGTCAAATTGATGTAAAGGCCGGGGTTCCTGTCATACTCAAGGTAACTAGAAAGACTGATGCTACTTGTGCTACCGAATTACAAATTCCGTCAAAAAAGATTAAAAAAGATCTTCCCTTAAATAAAACAGTGACATTTGATATAGGAAAGCTCGACAAAGGCAATCTCCCTTATGCTTGCGGGATGGATATGCTTAAAGGAAACTTGCATATTAAATAA
- a CDS encoding L,D-transpeptidase family protein, with protein sequence MLDVYSTKDIRNTLLLLWNHGLKPTYYWTPAMEEVFKKNSNSLTLRALAKRSFLLALDNVANGSVNPEELTPDIKFKRKSFVPLETFKSLVVSTNQHPELLIEKMAPQNILYKSVQAGVRTLYNSCKNGTFATIKPSRKLLKIGSQDSSVATIKMRLKALNYNISSNNNTVDAEFVKAINTIKWTLREPPDGTIRPKDILWKYFAVSCTDRLRQLQADLEKVRWLPQRLEDRFIFLNLALNYLALYDSPNNYMMSFRTINGRADRRTPTMHDHLYQVVLNPAWIVPPTIFLEDKVEEIKKLRKDQIRPYFESKFFEVWNLDLTATIPPETIDWKSITPESDKTFYIRQKPHYMNTLGVTKFELSNPDSIYLHDTNQRDLFVEPNRLLSSGCIRVERPIELAEYLLKGTEWDLSLIQNTVAKPFDPPGKPTKIKLNSPMAIYMIFLTSQTSGNGTVYFTHDEYNQNNLILSKLAAAF encoded by the coding sequence ATGCTTGATGTATACTCCACTAAAGACATTAGAAACACCCTCCTCCTATTATGGAATCACGGACTCAAACCGACATACTATTGGACACCGGCAATGGAAGAGGTATTTAAGAAAAATTCAAATAGCCTGACTCTACGGGCTTTAGCGAAGCGGTCATTCCTTCTAGCTTTAGACAACGTGGCAAATGGCAGCGTAAACCCAGAGGAACTCACTCCTGATATAAAGTTTAAGAGAAAAAGTTTCGTGCCACTTGAAACCTTCAAATCGTTGGTCGTATCCACCAACCAACACCCTGAACTTCTTATCGAAAAGATGGCTCCACAGAATATTCTTTATAAATCAGTGCAAGCAGGAGTAAGAACTCTCTATAACTCTTGTAAAAACGGAACATTCGCAACGATTAAACCAAGCAGAAAATTGCTGAAAATCGGAAGCCAGGATAGCTCTGTAGCCACCATTAAAATGCGACTTAAAGCACTCAATTATAATATTTCCTCCAATAACAACACCGTCGATGCCGAGTTTGTCAAAGCTATCAATACTATAAAATGGACTCTTCGTGAGCCCCCAGACGGTACAATTAGGCCAAAAGACATTCTATGGAAATATTTCGCCGTATCCTGCACTGATAGACTTCGGCAACTTCAAGCAGACTTAGAGAAAGTTCGCTGGTTACCACAACGCCTTGAGGATCGATTCATTTTTCTAAACCTAGCTTTAAACTATCTTGCCCTCTACGACAGCCCCAATAACTACATGATGAGCTTTCGAACAATCAATGGACGTGCAGATCGAAGAACTCCTACAATGCATGACCATCTCTATCAGGTTGTATTAAACCCTGCATGGATAGTTCCTCCCACAATATTTCTTGAAGACAAAGTCGAGGAAATAAAAAAACTTCGCAAGGATCAAATACGCCCTTATTTCGAATCAAAATTCTTCGAGGTATGGAATCTAGATCTCACCGCAACCATCCCACCAGAAACTATCGACTGGAAGAGCATCACTCCCGAATCAGACAAAACTTTCTATATTAGGCAAAAGCCTCACTACATGAATACCTTGGGAGTAACAAAATTCGAACTTTCAAACCCAGATTCCATTTACCTTCATGATACAAATCAAAGGGACCTTTTTGTTGAGCCAAATAGACTGTTAAGCTCGGGATGCATTCGAGTTGAACGCCCCATCGAACTCGCGGAATATCTTTTGAAAGGAACTGAATGGGATTTATCTTTGATACAAAATACTGTCGCTAAACCTTTTGATCCACCTGGGAAACCAACAAAAATAAAACTAAATAGTCCAATGGCAATTTATATGATTTTTTTAACATCTCAGACATCGGGAAATGGCACCGTGTATTTCACCCACGACGAGTACAATCAAAATAACCTTATACTTAGTAAACTTGCGGCGGCCTTTTAA
- a CDS encoding TolC family protein, with amino-acid sequence MRIFMVLFLKLTLLSPFASAEDKLSIHAFLDKVQAQNLDLKVEQAKLESAEAQSSAIGLPPPMVSISKLTEKEGSSAQGFEVSQMIPFPGKLIKDKSSRNLEAQTQKLVFSTKQKELQSEAILAFYEYWATSEKILILKQRNRILSNHLKLARSGVRSDSSLKLHLLKTESDLDLLENDLETANQDLEEKRLKMAVLMNLPSSTKIPEPEEPPLSSLPAEPESTIDLPQLKVSELQLQTLTTRESEAKQSWFPDFTLSYKEMGATQMMPQYSEIMVGMTLPFLFAWEPSSEVKKASAQRHEAELQYEKMKQETNSLRSISWTRARSIRKQLTTLQEKIIPKAHKRMQLINNIAPRDMESLQDHRETMETFSDLQLKVLDLRLSYEKSLSELEKWIPISGAANE; translated from the coding sequence ATGAGAATCTTCATGGTACTCTTTCTAAAGCTAACACTTCTTTCTCCCTTCGCTAGCGCGGAGGACAAGCTGAGCATTCACGCCTTTCTAGATAAGGTACAGGCTCAAAATCTTGACCTAAAAGTAGAACAAGCGAAGCTAGAGTCTGCCGAAGCACAAAGCTCTGCCATCGGCTTACCACCTCCTATGGTCAGCATTTCTAAACTGACAGAAAAAGAAGGTAGTTCCGCTCAGGGGTTTGAAGTTTCGCAAATGATCCCATTCCCCGGGAAACTCATTAAAGATAAGTCGTCAAGAAACCTCGAAGCTCAAACTCAGAAACTCGTATTTTCAACAAAGCAGAAAGAATTGCAAAGTGAAGCAATACTGGCTTTTTACGAATACTGGGCCACTTCTGAAAAAATACTAATTCTAAAACAACGAAATAGAATTCTTTCCAATCACCTTAAACTCGCTCGCTCGGGAGTCCGTTCAGACAGCAGCTTGAAACTTCACTTGCTCAAGACGGAATCTGATCTCGACCTTTTAGAAAATGATCTTGAGACTGCTAATCAAGATTTAGAAGAAAAACGATTGAAGATGGCCGTCTTGATGAATCTTCCCTCTTCTACTAAAATTCCTGAGCCTGAGGAGCCACCCCTAAGCTCTCTTCCAGCAGAACCCGAATCCACAATAGATCTTCCTCAGCTAAAAGTCAGCGAGCTCCAACTTCAAACTTTGACTACGCGTGAATCCGAAGCAAAGCAATCATGGTTTCCCGACTTCACACTCTCTTATAAAGAAATGGGCGCCACTCAGATGATGCCTCAATACTCCGAAATTATGGTAGGCATGACCTTACCATTCCTTTTCGCTTGGGAGCCTTCATCTGAAGTAAAAAAGGCCAGCGCTCAAAGGCACGAAGCAGAACTACAGTATGAAAAAATGAAGCAAGAGACCAATTCTTTAAGGTCAATTTCTTGGACCCGCGCACGTTCTATAAGAAAACAACTGACTACCTTGCAAGAAAAAATAATTCCAAAAGCACACAAGCGTATGCAGCTAATTAACAATATTGCTCCAAGAGACATGGAATCCCTCCAGGATCATCGCGAAACCATGGAGACCTTCAGCGATTTACAACTCAAAGTGCTGGACCTTCGCTTGTCCTACGAAAAGAGTCTTTCGGAATTAGAAAAATGGATACCCATTTCGGGAGCTGCAAATGAGTAA